The genomic interval ATTTCCTGCCTAAGCGCTCCAGCTCGTCTTCAGGCCAGGGACGCTCTCGAGGTAGACCCCCGCCTTCTCAACCCGCTAAGCCGGCAGAGCCACCTTCCCGGCCTCGCTCCTCTTCTGGACCGCGCCAACGTTCCCGCTCCACGAACCGCAGCAGTCGGCCTGAACGCCGGGGACCTCGACCCAGGCTTGTGTTGAACCCTGAGCCTCCGAAGCCGTCCTAGCCGCAGGGATAAAAAGGAGATGGTCAGGTCTCGCCTCGGCCGGACCCCCATCTCTCCCTCccagtctcccagttccctgcacccaggtgactgccgacctcagtttagcagccaacgagcccgttgtcaaacgcactcgcctgcacacaaacgccgttatcacggcgacccaaataaatctcaaaaagagctttttctctgtagtaaatgtgcccacacatcagtctgcactcctacacTCATTCACCCCTCCCACCCATGCTATAAATGTCCCGGCGCCCACTCCACAGTGCACGCCGCCACACATAAGCACTACCCCCTCTATGTCTCAAGCACAAAATGGCAGCGCTACCGAGTTCCCTCTAGTAGGCGACCCTTATCCGCGCCGGCTCCAGCCGCTATCGTGTCGGGCGCAGGCCTGGCAAGCCATGCCCGGGGTATCAAATTGGGTTGTGAACATagtaaaaaggggctactcgcTACAGTTCGTTCGCAGGCCCCCGCGCTTTCGCGCCGTGGTCGAGACCTCGGTGAGAAGCAGCGTCAGTCACGTACTTCGCACCGAGATTTTGAAACTGGTAGAGAAGGGAGCGGTGGAGCCCGTTCCCCCTTCCAAAAGCGAGTCGGGCTTCTACAGCCGATACTTTCTCGTTCCGAAGAAGGACGGAGAGCTCAGGCCCATCCTAGATCTAAGGCATTTGAACAAAGCTCTAATGACTCGCTCTTTCAAAATGCTAACGGTGAAACAGATCCTCACGCACATTCGCCCTGGGGACTGGTttttcacgatagatctgaaagatGCGTACTTTCACGTTCAGGTAGCCCCCcaccacaggccattcttgagattcgccttcgaggggcaggcttatcagtacacggtcctgccattcggcttatccctggcgccccgcacgtttacgaaatgtatggacgcggcattagccccgctcaggctgaaagggatgcgggtgctcaactacctcgacgactggctagtgatagcccagtctcgagcagaactactaacacacagatcctggctcctcaaccatttagactgtttgggtctcaggatcaatatcgccaagagctcgatgtcacccactcaaaagatatcttttctggGCATTGTTCTAGACTCGAGACTCATGAACGCGCAGCTAACGACACGCTATCCGTCCAGAACATGGCGACTTCATTCAAAGCCGGAACTCGCGTTCccctgaaacactttcagagaatGCTCGGCCTTATGGCCTCGGCATCGTCAGTGCTCAGGCTGGGACTGCTACACATGCGCCCCCTCCAGCGTTGGCTACGCGCCCGTGTCCCTCCTTATGCATGGAAATGGGGCCGTTTTCCCGTCAAAGTGAGCCACAGCGTTGTCAAAACTTTGGCTCCTTGGACGAGGACAGAGTGGTATCGGAGGGGCGTGCTTATGGGCACGGTTACGAAGTTGAAAGTGGTCTCGACAGATGCCTCCACTCGGGGGTGGGGAGCCCTGCACGAGGGCAAGCCGATCTCTGGCCTGTGGGCAGAAACAGAAAAGCggctgcacataaactgtctagagatgaaagcggtcgccttatcgcggagagctttccttccacatataaagaaccaccacgtcttggttcGTTCAGACAACATGTCGGTGGTAGCGTACATAAATCGCCAGGGCGGCCTGAGATCATATTCCCTTCACCGCATggcgaagcatctccttttatgggcagagcacaacctgagctccctgagggaagacaacactcactgcccaatatttttctccaaacgcagggatgccctggcccatgtctggCCCAGCCTCCCGCTATATGCTTTCCCCCCGATCGCGATGCTACCACAAACCAtcaagaaaatcagggagacagcatccgcggtgcttttaatagccccgctctggaggaaccgaacgtggttctccgatctgatccagctgtcagacacagccccatggcccattccgctgaggaaagacctcctcacgcaggcgaagggggggatctggcatcccagtcccgaactatgggccctccacgtatggcccatcaactggtatcgggaaacctctctgacagagttatgaacactatagcggaagctagagccccctcgacgaggcggctctatactctgaagtggtcagtgttttctaactggtgtgccgtccgaaatatcgacgcacactcatgcgaaacaacagaagtgctcgcttttctccaagagctactggacgcgggtcgttccccctccacgctcaaagtttatgtcgccgccatagcagctaaccacgctcaggtcgcgggacattcactagggaaaagtgagctcattgtacgttttcttaaaggggccaggagattgaaCCCCCCTCGCCCCCCCTCAGttcctatttgggacctcgcggtGGTTCTAGACGCCATGAAGGGTCCCCCCTTCGAGCCTCTCCATACCGCGACCATAAAGCTtctatcactcaaaaccgcgtTTCTGCTGGCTCTGGCCTCTGTTAAACGTGTGAGTGACTTACACGCACTCTCAGTGAGTCCGTCCTGTCTCGTCTCGAGTTCGGGCCCAACAACTCCAAAGTTGTTCTTAAACCgagacatggttttatacccaaagtgctttcTACCCCTTTTAGAGCACAGGTTATTACTCTGCTTCCTTTACCCGCATCTCAGGGTGAACAGGACGCGAATCTACTCTGCCCTGTCAGAGCTTTGAGACTGTATCTGGagcgctcctcccccttcaggcagtcggaccaactgtttgtctgcttcggtggccgcactaaaggttgtgctgtcacgaagcaaagactcttaaactggatagtggacgctcgatctcgctggcatatgagtctaaaaacctgacttgccctataggcgttaaagcccactccactagaggcatggcctcatcttgggcttggtcgtgtggcatttctttggaagatatctgtgcggcggcaggctgggcctctccgtccacttttatcagattctataaattggaggttccagctctacaagcagggctgctctccatctaggctctatcttgaccttggtaaacagattgcctttagttttggcctgtacacatcagtccttaagcacttttcatttatcataagatccgactatgtccgatcagccgttcaaacgaaccgactcttccggttcttcatcccCCTTATAGCCGCCTcttcggtgtctcgggggtttattACATGTGCTTTGGccatactgggtcagtcagcacacacggcgctttacattgtgttcccatacgtaatacgaggaacctctctcgaaagggaacgtactcggttactttcgtaacctcggttccctgagagagaggaacgagtattacgttccgtgccgtgtttatgcttctcaggtatcgcttcagtcgatctaaaaaactgacacctatggcgaaattagggctttatatagcctcctgtatgcaaatataagcaccttttttcggcgggcttttggaacgccccccattggctcgttcctctcagccgcctcaccataggttcctgcagttgccgtggCTGATTctgattagatttatatgaaaAATCCCCTTCACATATTTAACAAATGAGTTAACAATATATAAGCAATTGGAGTCACGTTTCTTCTTTTAGCAGTCTGAATCCAGCTTCACAGTTGTTTACATGCCAAACACAATAATTTTATGTTGGGGCAAAAGTTACAATGATAAACTGGTAGACAAAAGAGTTCATAACAACAGTATAGTTTTTATCCATAACAGTTTTTGTAAATGCAATTAAAGCAATCATTTGGAGACACATTAGGATTCAAGCAAACTTAATATAGCCCAACACAAGCCTAAACAAATCCATGGGGAGCTCAGAATGCATTTTTCTACACAATATGGCATGGTaagcagggccgtttctagcctttctggcaccctaggcaagattcatatgttgcacccccccccccaccaccaccacacacacacacacacacacacactagttttttttttaactataacttataaagcaaatatgacttccgtatttcatgggcatattgtaTGCATTAATCCAATACTGTAGTCAGGTTTATTATCACTGAGATCAGAAATGTTAGGGGGGTTCAGACACATGCTCCCcagagaaaattttgatttctatgatctacatatgtgtattttaagatgttctgaaggccaaaaaattagataacaatagcttgaaaaccatgtcactcggcgccgctggggattgaagaacacactgacacaaagactaaaagacgggacgaagccgtaGCTGAAGCCTCgtgccagtttcatatgttttaaaggttaatcacatttttttttttgggggggggggggggggggggggggcataagttcataaaaaaggcccatggttatgacagtattagcctacttgatgaatttacactaaacagctatctctgatgtaatgttttgttaaaaattcaaatgaactgctataatgttctgcacctgaaatgagcatggcgtgtggtccgtccagtactaatattcagtgtaatattttgctcaacgttatgatagagagaccagcttagtagagaacaagtaaccaataagtagactaacatacctgtatatataaataaatatatttcgctttctttgttatatttcctcttttttctttttacgatactgagcccctgatggctttgaccttatcatgatgatgaaactaaagcacgctgtaacgagtagaaatatagtgtggcccctttaagagttgcgcgcgctccctgcaaacgaagtctgcattttgtgtatgtgcgcactgagtcttgagctcccatgtgtggggattatttactgttttctgttgctaacagtcagttattttgttttattaagtaatgctgtggacggaaagggagtttgtaatgagagttcagcggggaataaagtgcgatctgtttgatgttaatcgcctccgtgttttcatccactccagttacatAAAGTGAGCTATGCGCTTTTTTtactcggacacaagcgttacaacgccacggatgacgacgttccctgccgccctctacatgatctcatttcattacagcagccactatcaccatggcgacttcactccaataatcgcaactaattaTAATGCCTTGTAATAGGAAAAGTACgaaatatgaataataaaatatatgaattaactaaaaaatcttgttggagcgggggctcactggcgccccccagctgttggcgccttaggcgaccgcctagtttgcctatgcctagaaacggcactgatGGTAAGTATTAAAAACAATCCGACTGTAATTTAGACTTCTGGATTTTACATTTACTGATTCTGAATATTCAAATGCTTTAAGGTAAAGATCTTCTTTTAACAGTCTTGCACTCTTAGACCTGGAGGAAGACCTGTGATCTGGAGTTGTTTGACAAATGATTGTAGAAAACATACTGATTaccttaaacaaaaaaaaacaatgactagtttaaatgttttataggTATGCAAAATGTGGTTGAATACATTGAACATAGAACAAAATTAATAATACTAGATTATTCTAGTTCAtcagtttaaattaaattacattatatattattaaaaatatatatatatttatatttatatttatcagAAATCATTACGTGAAATAAATTCTTGATGCTCTAAACTTCATGTCCGCGTTTTTGCAGTTCCAGTTTCAACTTGGTTATTTCTAATTCCAGCTTTTGTATCTCTAGTTTTAGTTTCACCTCTTGCAAGGTGAATACACCATACATTTTTTCCAGCATGTGGTTCATGGTGATCTGGCTTGGCACATTGTGTGTCTCCGTGCTCAAGGTTCCTTTTGCAGCTGGCACTTGGCTGCTGTCTACATCAACTgtataacaaaaacaaaattagcagtttattagtttattgaCAAATATGTAACAAGTTGGTACACAGTCAAAACAGAGATGAGGACTATCTAAAATAGAGGCAATTTCATTTTAAACTGCTTTCTGGGCTActgaaaaaaaagcacaaatttCAGAAGAACAATTCTGCTTACATTCCAGCTTTTATGGCTATTAACATGGTGAGGATTTAGTTACtcaaaattaaaacaataagatgtttaaaggtgccctagaatgaaaactTTAATTAACCTTGGCAAGTTggcatagtgaaataataagagttcagtacatggacatcacatactgtgagtcttaaacaccattgcctactccttcatatgtaaatcttgtgaatcaaaaacaccagggaaaaataagtgcttctcaacataaacctaACCATGATGCAAGTGTTaaggatcatttatatgcatgcccccaacatttgcatctgtccaaacatgtgcattgtcaggcaGAACTGACGGTAACTGGGACTGCAGGTAAAAAAGACACTGGAGGATAGCAGAGAGGaacggctctcatgacacatgtcatgttcaggctgtgcaggagacgtctggacttttcatatgtcaacagtcatggttgaggtttattataatcggataccacaacaatttatttcaaaattgtttgtttgttctgcccatttcaagcaagcttcactcagcgtcttaaactgaagaaagtggcaactgTATTCCGGCaaacagtaagtagtgatttatccactcattgactgtttaaacaatttctgattaaattgaaagtttcttatagagacagcattgtctagatgacgcaagatgcttacagtaacaataggaaactccaagtaccatacaaaactaaatagtgtgtctaatgacaaaggttaatattattttgtattacaaaatacaaccgaaGATACGTTGCTAACAGATTGTTTACTCGATCCTTCAAGCAaatgtcaccttttccaccatataggttaaaacgacagtcatttgacaaggctattcattttgtaaaaatataagttatatatttatatttttgagaactgaagtaggctattcattttgtaaaaatataagttatatttttaatttttgagaactgaagtaggcctatgatgtttttgcatgcttgtattaagagtacatcacagtcactgcgtagcctacattgtgactaacattatataaacttgcaatatcgttgacgaaaaaagacaagtctataatgtagactgaatgacactttaagcagaacatttcaaatggagattgctaaaaaaaatgcagcttacttgtttattggtgttttcagatcatccgcgtgcgcgagagagagctctTATAGTGCAGTAACAACTGACGTAAACTGaataatttgatttaaaaaaataagatattcatttatttaaattgagagAACATCATCTGATGACCCCTATTCTAAAGTTCTGTAACTGGCACTCAGTTATTATTTGAAAGCAATGACAATGTTACTTACGGACTTCCATCTGCACTGCATCGCCACGCTGAGGGGCACCCTCTCCATTAGAGGCCTCACAGAAATATGAACCGGTATCCAGCTTAGACACACTCGGGAACTCCTGATCACATACAGaccaaaaattattttacatgtaTGAATTACCTTACATTAAATTTACATGGTATAAATTTGCATGATACATGGTATCATggtataatttacattttaactgTAGCAATGTTGAGTACTGAATGTTTTGATGAAAGAGCTTCAATCATCTGATGAGAATATTATTTATGGCATTTtgtattttctaaaaaaatatagatCAACACTCACCAGGTTACCACTGAAAGCGTTCATCTTGTAGGTAAGGTTTTTAAAAGCGGGGAACTTGCTAGGATCATCAGGAAGTGGAGTGTTGTCTTTGTACCACTTATAGGTGGGTGGGGGGGAGCCAACATTGTCGAAGCAGGTCAGAAGGACGTTACTGCCTGTTGTGACCGATGAAGGAATTCTGGAAACGGGCTTGGTAGGAGGCACTGGAGTGGAGGGAATTACAAGACTGTTTTTGtgctttatattatttaatcaaAGCAATAATCTGTTCACTCCACCAACCATGTCCAACAAAACATCTTGTATAATCAAACCTCTACTCAAATTTACCAAGGACTGTGAGTTTGATGGTCTTCTCATCATATCCACCATTTCCAGACACCTCACAGTCATAGTCTCCAGTGTCTGCTCGTGTTACCTTGTCGAATCTCAGTCCGCCATTATACACAGTGACACGTCCTTCATATTCAGCtgtggaaagaaaaaaagactgatgcacaattttaaatattttcccAATTCTCATTTTAATAAGACACACATCTACacactttaaagctacactgtctGATAtgttcccccatctagtggtgaaaaggtatatgaccatccagggaataatagtttctgttcctctcaattctgatttcgttttaaatcctacggtggccgatttagtccaaaattaacatggcaattcccctcttcacattcgacacggtgcgatcgagtgttaaaacgcgaaaggcgaagcttgaatttatgggtatggtccctctttggctaatttactttcaagatggaggggcaacatggcgaccagcattcgaacccctcacccgtatgtatttcaatggcatattaaagctgcgagcagcgatgacgggcccaagccgggggcaccgccaccccggtggcatcagcttaactgtgcgcagaaggccaataggcatttaatatgggaaaaaataaaaggactatgtcaaagtcatttgaattcacctcattaactgcagaaactggtgctgctatgaccaggaaccacaacagtcacatctatgagatcaattacattttattcactaattttatgtcagatgatgtcaaatgtcaatttcaaaatgagtgcagaacactgtccaaatgctgaagttgtattatccttacacttctctttgtgtttttgacctaccgtagcttctgtttgttcaccagtcttatgcagtaaaaagcatgcatgtttttattttaatatgtgtggcattcaatatttttaaaaatataaataaataaataaatctaaatcacAGAATccacaaaaatgattttaatatcagtgtcaggtaagagtaatatacatgcacaattttgtaagtccagaaggcctgtatattttttaaagatatgttatattttgtgtgttttttttaacttatttttcacatcaAAGTGATagctatttgtgatagcctatgatataaaagcgttaaattatgacaatcaagagacaaggtgacacacacacacacacacacacacacac from Pseudorasbora parva isolate DD20220531a chromosome 3, ASM2467924v1, whole genome shotgun sequence carries:
- the f11r.1 gene encoding F11 receptor, tandem duplicate 1 isoform X2; amino-acid sequence: MLTFVFVCLSISVTGLDASFIVNVGDPLIKVKENVGVDLKCTYTVDFGTTPRVEWKFKDLNGYQFFIYFDSMLTAEYEGRVTVYNGGLRFDKVTRADTGDYDCEVSGNGGYDEKTIKLTVLVPPTKPVSRIPSSVTTGSNVLLTCFDNVGSPPPTYKWYKDNTPLPDDPSKFPAFKNLTYKMNAFSGNLEFPSVSKLDTGSYFCEASNGEGAPQRGDAVQMEVLDVDSSQVPAAKGTLSTETHNVPSQITMNHMLEKMYGVFTLQEVKLKLEIQKLELEITKLKLELQKRGHEV